TGGAGCACGCGTCGTCTCGGTGGCCGAGCGCGGATACGGCAGCGCCTTGATGTCCGGCTTCGAGGCCGCCCGAGGCGAGGTCGTGATCATGGGCGACTCCGACTTCTCGTACGACTTCGAGGAGGGCGCGCGGTTCGTCGAGAAGATGCGTGAGGGCTACGATCTGGTCATGGGTTCTCGGTTCCTCGGCGAGATCCAACCCGGCGCGATGCCGCCGCTTCATCGTTGGCTCGGGAACCCGGTGTTGAGCGCCGTCGGCCGGCTGCTCTTCCGTACTTCGGTTTCGGATTTCCATTGCGGGATTCGTGCGCTGCGGCGAAGCGCGTACGAGGGCCTCCACCTTCGGACCACGGGGATGGAATTCGCGAGCGAGATGGTCGTGAAGGCCACGGTTCTCGGTCTTCGGATCGCGGAGGTCCCGGCGACCCTTCGCCCGGACGGCCGCTCTCGCCCGCCGCATCTTCGGACGTGGCACGACGGCTGGCGCCACCTGCGATTCCTGCTGACGCTGTCCCCGCGCTGGACGCTTCTCGCTCCGGGGCTCTTGCTGATGGCGGCCGGGTTCGCGATGTGGATCGGCACGTCCTACGGGCCGGCGCGTGTCCGGTACCACACCCTGGTCGTCGGCAGTCTGCTCGTTCTGGTCGGCTATCAGGCAGTCGGGGCAGCGGTCGCGGCACGGCTGTACGCGTTGGCCGAAGAGTTGGGTCCGCCGTCGTCGATCATGACGCGGCCGATGCGCGGGTTTACCTTGGAGCGCGGATTGATCGGCGCCGGGGTCGTGTTCCTCGTCGGCCTGGGCCTGATCGGCACGGTGGCGTGGTCCTGGATGGAGTCGGGCTTCGGTGTGCTCGATCCGGCCGAGACGCTTCATCCGGTGGTAATCGGGACGACGTTGCTCGCAATTGGCGTTCAGACGTTCTTCTTGTCGTTCGTGTTCCGGATGTTCACGTTGCCGCGTCGCCGGGAGCCGGCGGTGCGGCCGCTAGACGACGCGTAGGCGGGGCCGGCCTACTCGAGGATCGAACGGGCCCACTTGTAGTCGGCCTTCCCGTTCGGCGCGCGTTGGACCTTGTCGACGACGACGACCTTCTTCGGCGCCTTGAACGCCGAGAGCTTCGACTTCGTGAAGCTCCGTAGCTCGGCTTCGCCGATGTCGGAACCATGCGTCACGGATGCGACGGCCGCGACGCACTGGCCGAACTTCTCGTCCGGAATGCCGACGACCAGACAATCGACCACGGACTCGTGACGCTTGATCGCCTCTTCCACTTCTTCGGGGTAGATCTTCTCGCCGGCGGAATTGATGCACTGCGAGCCGCGGCCCAGAAGATTGAGCGTACCGTCGGCTTCGATCGTCGCCCAGTCGCCGGGGAAGGAGTAGCGCACGCCGTCGATCGTCTTGAAGGTCGCGGCGCTCTTCTTCTCGTCTTTGTAGTAGCCGATCGGCACGTTGCCGCCGGCGGCGACCATTCCGGTTTCGCCGGAGCCCGGCTCCACCAGGCGCCCGTCCTCGGTGAAGACCTTCGTGGTCGGCGCCATGGCAAACTTGGCCGTCTCTCCGAGATTCCCGC
This DNA window, taken from Candidatus Binatia bacterium, encodes the following:
- a CDS encoding glycosyltransferase family 2 protein, which encodes MDVSFVLPCLNEAETLERCILAAQKCIADHGYKGEVVVADNGSDDGSQEIAERCGARVVSVAERGYGSALMSGFEAARGEVVIMGDSDFSYDFEEGARFVEKMREGYDLVMGSRFLGEIQPGAMPPLHRWLGNPVLSAVGRLLFRTSVSDFHCGIRALRRSAYEGLHLRTTGMEFASEMVVKATVLGLRIAEVPATLRPDGRSRPPHLRTWHDGWRHLRFLLTLSPRWTLLAPGLLLMAAGFAMWIGTSYGPARVRYHTLVVGSLLVLVGYQAVGAAVAARLYALAEELGPPSSIMTRPMRGFTLERGLIGAGVVFLVGLGLIGTVAWSWMESGFGVLDPAETLHPVVIGTTLLAIGVQTFFLSFVFRMFTLPRRREPAVRPLDDA